Proteins encoded within one genomic window of Chrysemys picta bellii isolate R12L10 chromosome 6, ASM1138683v2, whole genome shotgun sequence:
- the LOC101950851 gene encoding cytochrome c oxidase subunit 7C, mitochondrial, which translates to MLGATVRRFATSAIRRSHYEDGPGKNIPFSVENKWRLLGLMVVFFGSGFALPFIVVRHQLLKK; encoded by the exons ATGTTGGGTGCCACTGTCCGCCGCTTCGCTACCTCCGCCATCCGCAGGTCCCACTATGAGGACGGGCCGGGAAAG AACATCCCGTTTTCTGTAGAAAACAAATGGCGGCTACTAGGATTAATGGTAGTGTTCTTCGGAAGTGGGTTTGCCTTGCCTTTCATTGTAGTAAGGCATCAGCTGCTCAAGAAATGA